The Streptomyces sp. SS1-1 genome has a segment encoding these proteins:
- a CDS encoding TetR/AcrR family transcriptional regulator, with protein sequence MAAKTPARVSARERLLMAADELFYSEGVQTVGIDRVIEHAGVAKASLYNSFGSKEGLVRAYLELRFERRKDHITRTLTRFRTPREQMLGVFDALGEAFTEPGYNGCSFARATSEAADDSAARKVADDYRAWLRGLFTELAAAAGYADPDTIARQFLLLYDGAGQSAKMDRDPSAATSARAAAAILLDASPLVSAVPDPTQ encoded by the coding sequence ATGGCTGCCAAGACCCCGGCCCGCGTGTCCGCGCGTGAACGTCTGCTCATGGCGGCCGACGAGCTCTTCTACAGCGAAGGCGTGCAGACCGTCGGTATCGACCGGGTGATCGAGCACGCCGGAGTGGCCAAGGCCTCCCTGTACAACAGCTTCGGGAGCAAGGAAGGCCTGGTCCGCGCCTACCTGGAGCTCCGCTTCGAGCGCCGCAAGGACCACATCACCCGCACGCTGACGCGCTTCCGCACTCCGCGTGAGCAGATGCTCGGCGTGTTCGACGCGCTCGGTGAGGCGTTCACCGAGCCGGGGTACAACGGCTGCTCGTTCGCCCGGGCCACCTCCGAGGCGGCCGACGACAGCGCCGCCCGCAAGGTGGCCGACGACTACCGCGCCTGGCTGCGCGGCCTGTTCACCGAACTGGCGGCGGCCGCCGGGTACGCCGATCCGGACACGATCGCCCGGCAGTTCCTGCTGCTGTACGACGGTGCCGGTCAGTCCGCGAAGATGGACCGCGACCCGTCGGCGGCCACCAGCGCCCGCGCCGCCGCGGCCATCCTGCTGGACGCGTCCCCGCTGGTGTCCGCCGTTCCCGACCCCACCCAGTAG
- a CDS encoding APC family permease has translation MARRVGNSTAAQAGTDTAAPGGAGEGTALKRALTTPLLYFFILGDVLGAGVYVLVGQVAADAGGAVWVPLVVALLLALLTAASYAELATKYPRAGGASHYATRAFGPFAGFVAGFCMLAAGVVSVAALARGFGGDYLSAFVTLPVGLVAVLFLGLLALINARGIKESTRANVVATLIEVGGLMVIIVLGAWLLLRGDGDLGRLTQLGTPEKGAAAAVLSGSVLAYYSFVGFETSVNVAEETRNPRRSYPRALFGALATAGAVYVLVGLAASAAVPTTRLAGSSGPLLEVVKEAGGVPERLFSAIALVAVANGALLTGIMSSRLTYGMAKDGLLPSALTKVLPGRRTPWAAIAATTVLAMLLALTGSVATLASTLVLLLLIVFVMVNTAVLVLRRDEGEADHFRTPTVLPVLGIASCVLLATQIEGAVWLRGLIIVAVGAALGAVATARRKKGARRTAPAEPAPSGAPDQNRSHEHT, from the coding sequence ATGGCAAGAAGAGTCGGAAACAGCACGGCGGCACAGGCCGGCACGGACACGGCGGCACCCGGAGGGGCAGGGGAGGGCACGGCGCTCAAGCGCGCCCTCACCACCCCGCTGCTCTACTTCTTCATCCTGGGCGACGTCCTCGGCGCCGGGGTGTACGTCCTGGTCGGACAGGTCGCCGCCGACGCGGGCGGAGCCGTATGGGTGCCGCTCGTCGTCGCCCTGCTGCTGGCCCTGCTGACCGCCGCCTCCTACGCCGAACTCGCGACGAAGTATCCGAGGGCGGGCGGCGCCTCCCACTACGCGACCCGCGCCTTCGGGCCGTTCGCCGGGTTCGTCGCCGGCTTCTGCATGCTGGCCGCCGGCGTCGTCTCCGTCGCCGCCCTCGCCCGGGGCTTCGGCGGCGACTACCTCTCGGCGTTCGTGACGCTGCCCGTGGGCCTGGTGGCCGTCCTGTTCCTGGGGCTGCTCGCCTTGATCAACGCGCGCGGCATCAAGGAGTCCACCCGCGCCAACGTCGTCGCCACCCTCATCGAGGTGGGCGGACTGATGGTCATCATCGTGCTCGGCGCCTGGCTGCTGCTGCGCGGCGACGGCGACCTCGGACGGCTCACCCAGCTGGGCACCCCCGAGAAGGGCGCCGCGGCGGCCGTCCTGAGCGGGTCCGTGCTGGCGTACTACTCCTTCGTCGGGTTCGAGACCTCGGTGAACGTCGCCGAGGAGACCCGCAATCCGAGGCGCTCCTACCCCCGCGCCCTGTTCGGCGCCCTCGCCACCGCCGGGGCCGTGTACGTCCTGGTCGGCCTGGCCGCCTCCGCCGCCGTACCGACCACCCGGCTGGCCGGGTCGAGCGGGCCGCTGCTGGAGGTCGTCAAGGAGGCGGGCGGCGTCCCCGAGCGCCTGTTCAGCGCCATCGCGCTCGTCGCCGTCGCCAACGGCGCACTGCTGACCGGCATCATGTCCTCCCGCCTCACCTACGGCATGGCGAAGGACGGCCTCCTGCCCTCCGCGCTGACCAAGGTGCTGCCCGGCCGCCGCACCCCGTGGGCCGCGATCGCCGCCACCACCGTGCTGGCGATGCTGCTCGCCCTCACCGGAAGCGTCGCTACCCTGGCCTCGACCCTGGTGCTGCTCCTGCTGATCGTCTTCGTCATGGTCAACACGGCGGTCCTCGTCCTGCGCCGCGACGAGGGCGAGGCGGACCACTTCCGCACCCCGACCGTCCTGCCGGTGCTGGGCATCGCCTCGTGCGTCCTGCTGGCCACGCAGATCGAGGGCGCGGTGTGGCTGCGCGGACTCATCATCGTGGCCGTCGGCGCGGCGCTCGGTGCGGTGGCCACCGCACGGCGGAAGAAGGGCGCGCGGCGGACGGCCCCCGCCGAGCCCGCCCCGAGCGGCGCACCGGACCAGAATCGTTCCCATGAGCACACGTGA
- a CDS encoding SDR family oxidoreductase — protein sequence MIIVTGATGKLGRRVVERLLERVPADRVGVSVRDPRKAKDLADRGVRVRQGSFDDPASLVHSFDGAGQLLLVSLDRAGEECVAGHRTAIDAAVKAGVGRILYTSQMGAAHDSHFQPCRDHARTEDLLRATGLPWTALRNGFYTSSALQFLEAARHTGDIALPADGPVTWTGHDDLAEATAAILTDEGRFEGPTPPLTGTAALDFATVAEIATRVTGRPFTRTVVPDDAFREQMLTHGAPESLTDLLLSIFAAARGGEFTAVDPTLAELIGREPTSFGDLLERAWAEESPARGTAS from the coding sequence ATGATCATCGTGACCGGAGCCACCGGAAAGCTCGGCCGCCGCGTCGTCGAACGCCTCCTGGAGCGCGTCCCCGCCGACCGCGTGGGCGTCAGCGTCCGCGACCCCCGCAAGGCCAAGGACCTCGCCGACCGGGGAGTCCGCGTCCGGCAGGGCAGCTTCGACGACCCCGCCTCCCTCGTGCACTCCTTCGACGGCGCGGGGCAGCTGCTCCTCGTCTCCCTCGACCGCGCGGGCGAGGAGTGCGTCGCCGGACACCGCACCGCCATCGACGCGGCGGTGAAGGCCGGCGTCGGCCGCATCCTCTACACCAGCCAGATGGGCGCCGCCCACGACTCCCACTTCCAGCCCTGCCGCGACCACGCGCGGACCGAGGACCTGCTGCGCGCCACCGGCCTGCCCTGGACGGCCCTGCGCAACGGCTTCTACACGTCCAGCGCCCTGCAGTTCCTGGAGGCCGCCCGCCACACCGGCGACATCGCCCTCCCCGCCGACGGCCCGGTCACCTGGACCGGACACGACGACCTCGCCGAGGCCACCGCCGCGATCCTCACCGACGAGGGCCGCTTCGAGGGCCCCACCCCGCCCCTCACCGGCACGGCGGCCCTCGACTTCGCCACGGTCGCCGAGATCGCGACCCGGGTCACCGGACGGCCGTTCACCCGGACCGTCGTCCCCGACGACGCCTTCCGCGAGCAGATGCTGACGCACGGGGCCCCGGAATCCCTCACCGACCTGCTGCTGAGCATCTTCGCGGCGGCCCGCGGCGGCGAGTTCACCGCCGTCGATCCGACCCTCGCCGAGCTGATCGGACGCGAGCCGACGTCCTTCGGTGACCTGCTGGAGCGGGCCTGGGCCGAGGAGAGCCCGGCGCGAGGGACCGCCTCGTAA
- a CDS encoding TetR/AcrR family transcriptional regulator yields the protein MTTRDTTDSPRRRIVEAAVELLETGGPDAVSTRAVASAAGMQPPAIYRLFGDKEGLLEAVAEHGYAQFLESKRALLDPEPKDAVEDLRRAWDMVVEFGVSRPELFAVMTRATGRGADQAHRAGLEMLYGRVRRLAATGWLRVDEELAAQIIQATGRGAVTTWHSTPPERRTPALLTALREATIAAITHAEPTVPATESGPAAAARALRAALPDEADVLSDAEQRLLREWLTRLAADGGAPQA from the coding sequence ATGACTACGCGCGACACGACCGACAGCCCTCGCCGCCGCATCGTCGAGGCCGCCGTCGAGCTCCTGGAGACCGGCGGCCCGGACGCGGTGAGCACCCGCGCGGTCGCCTCCGCCGCGGGGATGCAGCCCCCGGCGATCTACCGCCTGTTCGGGGACAAGGAGGGGCTCCTCGAGGCCGTCGCGGAGCACGGGTACGCGCAGTTCCTGGAGAGCAAGCGCGCGCTGCTCGACCCCGAGCCCAAGGACGCGGTGGAGGATCTGCGCCGCGCGTGGGACATGGTCGTGGAGTTCGGGGTCTCCCGTCCGGAACTGTTCGCCGTCATGACGCGGGCGACCGGGCGCGGCGCCGACCAGGCACACCGCGCGGGCCTGGAGATGCTCTACGGCCGGGTGCGCCGGCTGGCGGCCACCGGATGGCTGCGGGTCGACGAGGAACTGGCCGCGCAGATCATCCAGGCGACCGGCCGGGGCGCGGTCACCACCTGGCACTCCACCCCGCCGGAACGCCGCACCCCCGCACTGCTGACCGCGCTGCGCGAGGCCACGATCGCCGCGATCACCCACGCCGAGCCGACGGTCCCCGCCACGGAGAGCGGCCCCGCCGCGGCGGCCCGCGCCCTGCGTGCCGCGCTCCCCGACGAGGCGGACGTCCTGAGCGACGCCGAGCAGCGGCTGCTGCGCGAGTGGCTGACCCGGCTGGCCGCGGACGGTGGCGCTCCACAGGCGTGA
- a CDS encoding helix-turn-helix domain-containing protein has translation MTGENQLGEFLRSRRDKFDISQGGVVDNTRRRVKGLRREELALMAGLSPSYYTRIEQGRDRNPSREVLEALARALRLDDTERTYLWSVAMPAPSRTDPGAAHSVRPGVLHLLNRWADLPAFVVDPRRDVLAGTDLAARVNPAWSPGHNLIEFTFLDPRARTVYPDWDEIARQAVAGLRATAATRKAELDGFVADLRERSESFRTLWDAHDVYERVMGQKALRVDEGVVLRLGYETFALTGPEGHVLYVYFAEPGTPDEDALRALAAGSRPT, from the coding sequence ATGACCGGTGAGAATCAGCTCGGGGAATTCCTCCGCAGTCGGCGCGACAAGTTCGACATCTCCCAAGGAGGCGTCGTGGACAACACGCGACGCCGGGTCAAAGGGCTGCGGCGTGAGGAACTGGCGCTGATGGCGGGGCTCAGCCCCTCCTATTACACCCGTATCGAACAGGGCCGTGACAGAAATCCCTCCCGTGAGGTCCTGGAGGCGCTGGCCCGAGCGCTGCGCCTGGACGACACCGAGCGCACCTACCTGTGGTCCGTGGCGATGCCCGCGCCGAGCCGCACCGACCCCGGCGCCGCCCACTCCGTACGGCCCGGAGTGCTGCACCTGCTGAACCGGTGGGCCGATCTGCCGGCCTTCGTCGTGGACCCGAGGCGTGACGTCCTCGCCGGGACGGACCTCGCGGCCCGAGTGAACCCGGCGTGGAGCCCGGGGCACAACCTGATCGAGTTCACCTTCCTGGACCCGAGGGCCCGCACGGTCTACCCCGACTGGGATGAGATCGCCCGGCAGGCGGTGGCCGGACTGCGTGCGACGGCGGCGACCCGCAAGGCGGAGCTGGACGGCTTTGTGGCCGACCTACGAGAGCGCAGCGAGAGCTTCCGCACGCTGTGGGACGCGCACGACGTCTATGAGCGGGTGATGGGGCAGAAGGCCCTGCGGGTGGACGAGGGCGTCGTGCTCCGGCTCGGCTACGAGACGTTCGCGCTCACCGGGCCGGAAGGGCACGTCCTGTACGTGTACTTCGCCGAGCCCGGCACCCCGGACGAGGACGCCTTGCGGGCTCTGGCCGCCGGGAGCCGACCGACGTGA
- a CDS encoding oxidoreductase: protein MQKDKSKNFGNNTAPPVWLITGCSSGLGEALARHALERGDRVAVTARDRADVTGLAAGYGDRALPLELDVTDADSVGAAVAECERFFGRIDVLVNNAGYGYLAAVEEGEDTAVRALFDTNVHGVVTVLKAVLPGMRARRAGRVVNVSSFGGLAAFPATGYYHATKFALEGLSESLAAEVAPLGISVTIAEPGGLRTRWAGTSMRQSPVRLDDYEQTAGKRRASTLAVSGHQPGDPARAAAAIAAVVDTDVPPLRLLLGSDALAGARARLQRVRAEIDANEALTTGVDFEERG from the coding sequence ATGCAAAAGGACAAGAGCAAGAACTTCGGAAACAACACCGCACCCCCTGTATGGCTGATCACCGGCTGTTCCAGCGGTCTGGGTGAGGCCCTGGCCCGGCACGCTCTCGAACGAGGAGACCGCGTGGCCGTCACGGCACGCGACCGCGCGGACGTCACCGGCCTCGCCGCCGGATACGGCGACCGGGCCCTCCCTCTGGAACTGGACGTCACCGACGCCGACTCGGTCGGCGCGGCGGTCGCCGAGTGCGAGCGCTTCTTCGGACGGATCGACGTCCTCGTCAACAACGCCGGGTACGGCTATCTGGCCGCCGTCGAGGAAGGCGAGGACACCGCCGTCCGCGCCCTGTTCGACACGAACGTGCACGGCGTGGTCACCGTGCTGAAGGCCGTACTGCCCGGGATGCGGGCGCGCCGCGCGGGCCGCGTCGTCAACGTCTCCTCCTTCGGCGGACTGGCCGCCTTCCCCGCGACCGGGTACTACCACGCCACGAAGTTCGCCCTGGAGGGTCTGTCGGAGTCGCTGGCGGCGGAGGTCGCCCCGCTCGGCATCTCCGTGACCATCGCCGAGCCCGGCGGTCTGCGGACGCGGTGGGCCGGCACCTCGATGCGGCAGTCCCCCGTCCGGCTCGACGACTACGAGCAGACCGCGGGCAAGCGCCGCGCGTCGACGCTGGCCGTCTCCGGGCACCAGCCCGGCGATCCGGCCCGGGCGGCCGCGGCCATCGCCGCCGTCGTGGACACCGACGTGCCACCGCTGCGGCTGCTCCTCGGGTCCGACGCGCTCGCGGGTGCGCGGGCCCGGCTGCAGCGGGTGCGGGCCGAGATCGACGCCAACGAGGCGCTGACCACCGGCGTGGACTTCGAGGAGCGGGGATGA
- a CDS encoding SDR family NAD(P)-dependent oxidoreductase, whose translation MTVGACVVVGAGPGLGAAAARLFGREGYSVGLVARDTGRLESIAGELTAAGVTTATAAADVTDQDAVTRAIGSLRERLGPIEVVLFSPRPSLAWIKPVLDTTPADLDSALALNVVAAAAVVRAVVPEMRERRSGTLLFTTGGAAVDPHRDRAVSGVAYAAESAYTRMLHDALAGDGVHAAQLTIVGAIGAGARHDPDDVARQLWRLHSERDEPLLILR comes from the coding sequence ATGACCGTGGGCGCATGCGTGGTGGTCGGCGCCGGTCCCGGTCTCGGGGCCGCTGCGGCCCGCCTGTTCGGCCGCGAGGGGTACTCCGTCGGGCTCGTCGCGCGGGATACGGGGCGCCTGGAGTCGATCGCCGGTGAGCTGACGGCCGCCGGGGTCACGACGGCGACGGCCGCCGCGGACGTCACCGACCAGGACGCCGTCACACGGGCGATCGGCTCGCTCAGGGAGCGGCTCGGGCCGATCGAGGTCGTCCTGTTCAGCCCGCGGCCGAGTCTGGCGTGGATCAAGCCGGTGCTCGACACGACACCCGCCGATCTGGACAGCGCCCTGGCTCTGAACGTGGTGGCGGCCGCGGCCGTCGTGCGCGCGGTCGTGCCGGAGATGCGGGAACGCCGGTCCGGGACCCTGCTGTTCACCACCGGCGGCGCCGCCGTCGACCCGCACCGCGACCGCGCGGTGTCGGGGGTGGCGTACGCCGCCGAGTCGGCGTACACCCGCATGCTCCACGACGCGCTCGCCGGGGACGGTGTGCACGCCGCGCAGCTCACGATCGTCGGCGCGATCGGTGCCGGCGCCCGGCACGACCCGGACGACGTGGCACGGCAGTTGTGGCGCCTGCACAGCGAGCGCGACGAGCCGCTGCTGATCCTGCGGTGA
- a CDS encoding helix-turn-helix transcriptional regulator, with translation MDRRALGEFLRHKRERISPAAVGLPRGPRRRTPGLRREEVAQLAHVSVDHYTRLEQARGRNPSQRVLVAVARALRLTDLERAHLFRLAGMTEDEPAGEPPREVPASTLNLLDRLPTTPAVIVDSTCRVLAWNPLAAALFEDFSALPDADRNVVRRYFLDADSENGKRLYGMENPGPFALSALSYLRIAATRYPQSREIRELIEDLLAGSEEFRRLWRSPDLRIEHHASQRFDHPEIGPIELDFDILSLPEQRHQLILLSAEPGSPAEQALQVLGVIGVQRVAAES, from the coding sequence ATGGACAGACGCGCACTGGGCGAGTTCCTGCGCCACAAGCGGGAGCGGATCAGCCCGGCGGCCGTCGGCCTGCCCCGGGGACCGCGCCGGCGGACGCCGGGTCTGCGCCGCGAAGAGGTCGCCCAGCTCGCCCACGTCTCCGTGGACCACTACACCCGGCTGGAACAGGCACGCGGCCGCAACCCCTCCCAGCGTGTCCTCGTCGCCGTCGCCCGCGCGCTGCGGCTGACCGATCTGGAACGCGCCCACCTCTTCCGGCTCGCCGGGATGACCGAGGACGAGCCGGCCGGAGAGCCGCCGCGCGAGGTGCCGGCGAGCACGCTCAACCTGCTGGACCGCCTCCCCACGACACCGGCCGTGATCGTGGACAGCACCTGCCGCGTGCTGGCCTGGAATCCGCTGGCCGCCGCGTTGTTCGAGGACTTCTCGGCGCTTCCCGACGCCGACCGGAACGTGGTTCGCCGCTATTTCCTCGACGCGGACTCAGAAAACGGCAAGCGCCTGTACGGCATGGAGAATCCCGGGCCTTTCGCCCTTTCGGCACTGAGCTATCTGCGTATCGCCGCCACGCGCTACCCGCAGAGCCGGGAGATCCGGGAACTGATCGAGGATCTGCTGGCGGGCAGCGAGGAATTCCGGCGGCTGTGGCGATCCCCGGACCTGCGGATCGAACACCACGCGAGCCAGCGTTTCGACCACCCCGAGATCGGCCCCATCGAGCTCGACTTCGACATCCTCTCCCTGCCGGAACAGCGGCATCAGCTGATCCTGCTCTCCGCCGAACCCGGATCGCCCGCCGAGCAGGCGCTCCAGGTTCTGGGTGTCATCGGTGTCCAGCGGGTCGCCGCGGAGAGCTGA
- a CDS encoding alpha/beta hydrolase family esterase, with protein MITLARPSAAEAALRESGSLVVEPGAIEVAGRRRTYSEVRPAGLPQGAPLLLVFHGSNQNGRKLRAFSGHTFDALAARSGVRVVYLDGYKGHWNDARVSAGFAARRENYDDVAFTRAVVSRFTGDGRADPARVHCAGYSNGGQMVIRLLHEVPELFAGAAVIAATQPAPENFMAVGEVRPLPVLLVHGTRDPLVPYDGGMASMWGFRPRGLGLSFARTAAYYARRNGIGTAPVSGRREPGPRARGTSVETVDHREPGKPSVRAVTVHNGGHVVPNLTAAAPRLLGRTNLEFDTGRAMWDFLTSEAAGEARD; from the coding sequence ATGATCACCTTGGCTCGTCCGTCCGCCGCGGAAGCGGCACTCCGTGAATCCGGCAGCCTGGTCGTCGAGCCCGGCGCGATCGAGGTCGCCGGCCGGCGTCGCACGTACAGCGAGGTGAGGCCCGCCGGTCTCCCACAGGGCGCGCCGCTGCTCCTCGTCTTCCACGGCTCCAACCAGAACGGGCGGAAGCTGCGCGCGTTCAGCGGTCACACCTTCGACGCTCTCGCCGCCCGCTCCGGAGTCCGGGTCGTCTACCTCGACGGGTACAAGGGGCACTGGAACGACGCCCGGGTGTCCGCCGGCTTCGCGGCGCGTCGCGAGAACTACGACGACGTGGCGTTCACCCGGGCCGTGGTCTCCCGTTTCACCGGGGACGGCCGCGCGGACCCGGCGCGTGTCCATTGCGCCGGCTACTCCAACGGCGGCCAGATGGTCATCCGGCTGCTGCACGAGGTGCCGGAGCTGTTCGCCGGCGCGGCCGTCATCGCCGCGACCCAGCCGGCCCCGGAGAACTTCATGGCCGTCGGCGAGGTGCGTCCGCTGCCCGTGCTGCTGGTGCACGGCACGCGGGACCCGCTCGTCCCGTACGACGGCGGCATGGCGAGCATGTGGGGGTTCCGACCGCGCGGTCTCGGGCTGTCCTTCGCACGGACCGCCGCGTACTACGCGCGGCGCAACGGGATCGGCACGGCACCGGTGAGCGGCAGGCGCGAACCGGGGCCGAGGGCGCGCGGGACGTCGGTCGAGACCGTCGACCACCGGGAGCCCGGCAAGCCGTCGGTGCGGGCCGTCACCGTCCACAACGGTGGGCACGTCGTCCCGAACCTGACGGCTGCCGCGCCCCGACTGCTGGGGCGGACCAATCTGGAGTTCGACACGGGCCGCGCGATGTGGGACTTCCTCACGTCGGAGGCTGCTGGTGAGGCGAGGGACTGA
- a CDS encoding PTS transporter subunit EIIC — protein sequence MANENKYRDTAAAILPLVGGAGNVASVAHCMTRLRLGLHDRTLVQEEQLKALPSVMGVVEDDTYQIVLGPGTVARVTPEFETLVEEERAAAPQAAAPAGAPAPEAVTAEELAAQGAALRAERKARNATPFKLLLRRIANIFVPLIPALIGCGIIAGLNGLLVNLGWLPGITPALAAMASGFMALIAVFVGHNTAQEFGGTPILGGAVAAIIVYAGVANVEAFGQHLSPGQGGVLGALGAAWLAVQVEKWCRRWVPVSIDVLVTPTITVLVSGLVTLFGLMFLAGEVSTKIGEAANWLLSHGGAGAGLILGGLFLPLVMLGLHQALIPIHTTLIEQQGYTVLLPILAMAGAGQVGAAIAVYFRLHRNTSIRRTIKSALWPGFLGVGEPLIYGVSLPLGRPFITACTGGALGGAFIGFFNQLGTDVGSTAIGPSGWALFPLLDGDHGLGQTVAVYAGGLIVGYIGGFLATYYFGFTKTMLAELNVAPAQPEPSAPSAPDTATATNPATADAETPAPAGVPAR from the coding sequence ATGGCGAACGAGAACAAGTACCGCGACACCGCGGCCGCCATCCTGCCCCTCGTCGGAGGCGCGGGGAACGTGGCGTCGGTGGCCCACTGCATGACCCGGCTCCGGCTGGGCCTGCACGACCGGACCCTCGTGCAGGAGGAACAGCTCAAGGCACTCCCCTCGGTGATGGGCGTCGTCGAGGACGACACCTACCAGATCGTGCTCGGCCCGGGCACCGTCGCCCGCGTCACCCCCGAGTTCGAGACCCTCGTCGAGGAGGAGCGCGCCGCCGCTCCGCAGGCGGCTGCCCCGGCCGGCGCCCCGGCACCCGAGGCCGTCACCGCCGAGGAGCTCGCCGCCCAGGGCGCCGCCCTGCGCGCGGAGCGCAAGGCCCGCAACGCCACCCCGTTCAAGCTGCTGCTGCGGCGCATCGCGAACATCTTCGTGCCGCTGATCCCCGCCCTCATCGGCTGCGGCATCATCGCCGGCCTGAACGGCCTGCTGGTCAACCTGGGCTGGCTGCCCGGCATCACCCCCGCGCTCGCCGCGATGGCCTCCGGGTTCATGGCGCTGATCGCCGTGTTCGTCGGCCACAACACGGCGCAGGAGTTCGGCGGTACCCCGATCCTCGGCGGCGCCGTCGCCGCGATCATCGTCTACGCGGGCGTCGCCAACGTGGAGGCGTTCGGCCAGCACCTCTCCCCGGGCCAGGGCGGTGTGCTCGGTGCCCTCGGCGCGGCCTGGCTCGCCGTGCAGGTCGAGAAGTGGTGCCGGCGCTGGGTGCCGGTCTCCATCGACGTCCTCGTCACGCCCACCATCACCGTGCTCGTGTCCGGACTCGTCACCCTGTTCGGGCTGATGTTCCTCGCCGGTGAGGTCTCCACGAAGATCGGTGAGGCCGCCAACTGGCTGCTCTCCCACGGCGGCGCCGGCGCCGGCCTGATCCTCGGCGGGCTGTTCCTGCCGCTGGTCATGCTCGGCCTGCACCAGGCGCTCATCCCGATCCACACGACCCTCATCGAGCAGCAGGGCTACACCGTGCTGCTCCCCATCCTCGCCATGGCCGGCGCGGGCCAGGTCGGTGCCGCGATCGCCGTCTACTTCCGCCTGCACCGCAACACCTCCATCCGCCGGACCATCAAGTCGGCGCTCTGGCCGGGCTTCCTCGGCGTCGGCGAGCCGCTGATCTACGGCGTCTCCCTGCCGCTGGGCCGCCCCTTCATCACCGCCTGCACCGGCGGCGCCCTCGGCGGCGCGTTCATCGGGTTCTTCAACCAGCTGGGCACCGACGTCGGCTCCACCGCGATCGGCCCGTCCGGCTGGGCGCTCTTCCCGCTGCTCGACGGCGACCACGGCCTCGGCCAGACCGTCGCCGTGTACGCGGGTGGCCTGATCGTCGGCTACATCGGCGGCTTCCTCGCCACGTACTACTTCGGCTTCACCAAGACGATGCTCGCCGAACTCAACGTGGCTCCCGCGCAGCCCGAACCGTCCGCACCCTCCGCACCGGACACCGCGACCGCCACGAACCCGGCCACGGCCGACGCGGAGACACCGGCACCGGCCGGCGTCCCGGCCCGCTGA
- the murQ gene encoding N-acetylmuramic acid 6-phosphate etherase yields the protein MSIHDAVGDALLRDQLATLATEAYRPELADIDRRTTLDIARHMNAEDATVHAAVAARLPEIAAAVDGMAERMSRGGRLVYAGAGTAGRLGVLDASECPPTFSTDPSQVVGLIAGGPAAMVTAVEGAEDSEEGARQDLDALNLTADDVVVGISASGRTPYAVEAVRHARSLGALTVGLSCNAGSALAAAADHGIEVVVGPEILTGSTRLKAGTAQKLVLNMFSTITMIRLGKTYGNLMVDLRASNEKLRARAHRIVGLATDASDEAVSAALAATGGEVKNAILLLLGGVDAPTAERLLRTAHGHLRSALEAAAA from the coding sequence ATGTCCATCCACGACGCCGTCGGTGACGCCCTGCTGCGTGACCAGCTGGCCACCCTGGCCACGGAGGCGTACCGGCCCGAGCTGGCGGACATCGACCGCCGCACCACGCTGGACATCGCCCGCCACATGAACGCCGAGGACGCCACCGTCCACGCGGCGGTCGCCGCCCGGCTCCCCGAGATCGCCGCCGCGGTCGACGGCATGGCCGAGCGGATGTCCCGCGGCGGACGGCTCGTCTACGCCGGAGCGGGCACCGCCGGGCGGCTCGGTGTGCTGGACGCCTCCGAGTGCCCGCCCACCTTCAGCACCGACCCCTCCCAGGTCGTCGGCCTCATCGCGGGCGGCCCCGCCGCCATGGTCACCGCCGTCGAAGGCGCCGAGGACTCCGAGGAGGGAGCCCGGCAGGACCTCGACGCGCTGAACCTGACCGCCGACGACGTCGTGGTCGGCATCTCCGCCTCCGGCCGCACCCCGTACGCCGTCGAGGCCGTCCGTCACGCCCGCTCCCTCGGCGCACTCACCGTCGGCCTGTCCTGCAACGCCGGCAGCGCCCTCGCGGCGGCCGCCGACCACGGCATCGAGGTCGTCGTCGGCCCGGAGATCCTGACCGGCTCGACCCGGCTCAAGGCGGGCACCGCGCAGAAGCTGGTGCTCAACATGTTCTCGACCATCACCATGATCAGGCTCGGCAAGACCTACGGGAACCTGATGGTCGACCTGCGCGCCTCCAACGAGAAGCTGCGGGCGCGCGCCCACCGGATCGTCGGCCTCGCGACCGACGCCTCCGACGAGGCCGTCTCCGCCGCGCTCGCCGCCACCGGCGGCGAGGTCAAGAACGCGATCCTCCTCCTGCTCGGCGGCGTCGACGCGCCGACCGCCGAGCGCCTTCTCCGCACCGCCCACGGACATCTGCGCAGCGCCCTCGAAGCCGCAGCCGCCTGA